The nucleotide sequence TTTATTGACTGATAGCGGACCTGCATCAGTGACAACATCTTTAGTTGACCTATCACTTAATAACGCATCGATTTGAGCTGGAGTACGGGTACCGTCTTCACTTAAATATACCGCAGCAACACCGGCAACATGAGGGGAAGCCATTGAAGTACCACTAATGGTATTAGTGCCGCCATTTATCCAAGTTGAGGTGATATTTCGACCTGGCGCAAAGATATCTAAACATGAACCGAAGTTAGAAAAGCTTGAGCGTGAATCATTGTCATCAGTTGAGCCTACCGTAACAGCATTGGCAGCTCTTGCTGGCGAATAGTTACAGGCATCTTGGTTATCATTACCCGCAGCGACAACAAACGTTATGCCTGCTGCAACGGCGTTGTTCACGGCATTATCTAGTGCTTGGGAAGCACCGCCGCCTAAACTCATGTTGGCCACAGAAGGGCCGGTCGCATTTTGGGTGATCCAGTCTACACCTGAGATAACACCTGAATTGGTACCAGAACCTTGGCAATCTAATACTCTGATCCCAACGATGTTAGCATTTTTTGCCACACCATAAGCCGCACCAGCTATGGTGCCAGCTACGTGAGTACCATGGCCGTGACAATCGGTTGCATCAGCATCGTTATCAACAAAATCCCAACCGTGGGATTGACGACCACCAAAGTCACTGTGAGCCGATACACCGGTATCGACCACATAGGCTGTCACACCTGAACCATCGTAGTTGTAGTTATAATCACCGCTTAAGGGCAAAGCACGTTGATCAACACGATCCAGTCCCCAGGTTGCCCCAGCTTGAACCGCTGATGTGCCCATTTGAGGGGAGACCGACATGATTTGGTCTTGCTCAATAAAGTCTACGCTTGGATCATTAAGC is from Shewanella sp. MTB7 and encodes:
- a CDS encoding S8 family peptidase, whose protein sequence is MQKKLLVSLAITTAISTSSAYAAEQAKLIAVDKSKAIQDSYIVVFKTPSVLDLSHPRSIADFAKSKANAMANKFGINIRKDFGSALNGVLVNATPGQLKDLLNDPSVDFIEQDQIMSVSPQMGTSAVQAGATWGLDRVDQRALPLSGDYNYNYDGSGVTAYVVDTGVSAHSDFGGRQSHGWDFVDNDADATDCHGHGTHVAGTIAGAAYGVAKNANIVGIRVLDCQGSGTNSGVISGVDWITQNATGPSVANMSLGGGASQALDNAVNNAVAAGITFVVAAGNDNQDACNYSPARAANAVTVGSTDDNDSRSSFSNFGSCLDIFAPGRNITSTWINGGTNTISGTSMASPHVAGVAAVYLSEDGTRTPAQIDALLSDRSTKDVVTDAGPLSVNKLAYSLTDNGGPGGEPVCGDTCMENGVAKTGLSAGFFGATHNYQIDVPAGQTLTITVNGSSSSAIAYANAGTTPTSSVYDCKTSSSGNPKTCTVNNTQATTYHVQLTSSWFGSYSGVSLTASF